CGTGGCGGCCTGCACGCGGCCCGATGCCTGGGCTGCCTGCTCGGCCTGGGCGGCGGCCGCGCGGTCGAGGGCGGCCGAGTGCACGACCACGTCGCTGCCGAGCGTGGGCGCGCCGGCCTCGGGCAGGATGATGGTGGCGCGGTCGGTGGTGAGCTTGCCGCGCAGCTGGAACTGCCCGCCCTGCAGCCGCGCCTGCAGGTCGCCTGAGACGCTGAGCTGCCGGTCGGCGCGCACCAGCAGCTGCAGGGCCTGGGCGCGGGCGCGCAGGTCCATGGCGATGCCCGATGCGCCGGTGCCGCCCGCTGCGCCCCAGGACAGGCTGCCGCTGCCGCTGAGCGTGCCGCCGTCCTGCGGCGCGGGTGTGCGGTTGCCGCTGTAGCCGGCAATGCGGGCACGGCTGCCCTGGCCGCCGTGCACCAGCAGTTCGGTGATCTCCAGCCGGTCGCCCTGCAGCGTGGCGCGCAGACGGCCGTCGGTGAGTTGAACGCCGTCGAGCAGCGAGCGCACGCCGAACCGGTCGGCCGCGAGCTGTCCGCGCCACTGCGGCGCGGCGCGCGTGCCGGAGAGGCGCGCGTCGGCGCTCAACGTGCCGCTCACGCGCCAGCCCGGCGGCGCCAGGGCGGACCATGCGCCCACGTCGGGCAGCTCGGCGCGCACCGTGGCGGCCAGCGGGGCGTCCTCGGGCCAGGTCCAGCCGCCGTCCGCGCGGGCCAGGCGGGTGCTGGCGTCCGCCTGCACGCGGCCGGCGCGCTCGCTGTCCCATTGCAGCTGCGCGCGCAGGCCGTCGCCGTCGGCGCCTATCGTGAGCTCGGCCTGGCGCAGGCCGGCGGGCGTGCCCGCCCCGGCCACGGCCTGGGGCGCCTGCGCCCCCTTGCCCTGGCCGCTGCTGTGCACGGCGGTGCCGGACGCCACTTCGTCCGTGAGGATGTTCAGGTCGCCGCTGCTGCGCCGCAGGCTGGCGCTGGCGCGCAGGCGCTCGCCGGCGTCTATGTCCCAGCGGCCCTCCAGCACCAGGTTGCCGGCCAGCCCCAGCCGCGTGAGCAGGCCCTGGCCGTCCGTGCGCCAGGCGTTGGCCCAGGCCAGCGGCAGGCCCAGCAGCTCGCCCTGGCTGCGCAGCTGCGCAGCGCCCTGCGCGCCTTGCGCGTAGCGCAGGGGCTGCCAGCGCAGCAGGGCCTCGCCGGGCTGCGGGCCGGTGATGCGCACCTGGCCGGCCGATGCGTCCACGGCCAGACGCGGCGACTGGCGCAGGTCCAGCGCCAGCGGCTCGGCCATGCTCAGCGTCCACGGGCCGGGCTGGCCGTCGGCCGATGCCTGGACGCGCAGCTCGCCCAGCCGGGCCTGCCAGCCGCCCGCGCCGCGGCTGCCTCCGTCGGCGCGCAGGCGCAGCTGGGCGCGCCAGCCGGGCTGGCCGGGCGCGGCGGGCTGGCGCAGCTCGCCGTCCCATTGCAATCGGGCCTGCGCGAGCGTGCCGTCCAGCGCTGCCGTGCCGCGCAGCAGTTCCAGCGTGAACGGGGCCGGGTTGCCGCCCGGCTGCGCCGCGCGCGCGATCTGCAGGCGCGGGGCATCGAGCCGCGCCTGCAGCGTGAAGCCGCCGCCCTGCGCGGCTGCCGCCACCGGCGCGCCGGCAGGAATGCCCGCGGCCTGCAGCTGGCGCTGCAGCGTCTGCCAGCCGCCGCGCCACTGGGCGTTCAGCTCGGCGCTGCCGTCCAGGCTCCAGCCGGCCAGCGCGCCGGACAGGCCCGGCAGGCCGTCCAGCCAGCGCTGGGTGCGCCGCGCATCGGCCAGCCGCAGCGCCAGCGTGCCCTGGCCGCCCTGCGTCGCCACCTGCCCGTCGAACTGCGCCGTGGCGCCGGGCAGTGTGGCCTGCAGCCGGCCTTGTGCCGAGAGATTGGCCGTGTCGATGCGCAGCGCCTGCGCGCGGACCTGGGCCTGCAGCGCATCGAGCAGCAGGCGGTCGATGGCGATGTGGTCGCCCTGCCACAGGCCTTGCGCGGCGAGTTCCTGCACGCGCAGGGGGGCGGGCGCCTTGGCCGTGCCGCGCGCCGGCCGGCCGCCGGCTGCGCGCAGTTGGACGGCGAAGCGCACGGCGCCGTCCTCGCGCGTGTCGGCGCTGGCCGTGCCGCTCAGGGGGGCGGCGTCCAGCTGCGTGTGCAGGGCCGCGGGGTCGAGCGCGCGCACCTGCGCGCTGCCCTGCAGCGCGCGCGTGGCGGGCGTGAAGCTGCCTTGCAGGGCCACGCTGCCGCGGCCCACGTGCAGCAGGGCCTCGGGCACGTTCCATTGCCGGCCGTCGTAGGCGGCGCTGGCCTGCAGCGTGGACAGGGGCAGGCGCTGGCGGTCCCAGGGGCCGGGCTCGGTGTTGCGCAGCGTGGCCTGCATGCGCCAACCGCCGGTGCCGTCGGTGGCGGGCTCCAGGCGGGCGCTGCCGCTGAGCCGCGTGGCGGGCGCCTGCGGCCACAGGGCCGCGAGGTCCAGCGCCTGCAGCTCGGCCGTAGCCTGCTGCAGGGGCTGGCCGGCCCAGGGGGCGATGCGGGCCTGCAGGTCGGCGTGCAGCGGGGGGGGCTTGGCCCCGCCGTCCTCGGTGCCGCGCAGCTGCGCCGTCAGGTTCAGCCGCGCGTCGGCCGTGGCCAGCTGGCCCTGCACGCTGGCCTGGGCCAGGGCCTGCAGCGCGTGCGTGCTGCCCGGCACGCTGGTGTGCACGCTGCCGTTGAGGGTTGCGGTGAGCGCCATGGGCGCGTGCGCCTGCAGCGTGGCTAGCAGGGCGTAGCGGCCCTGGGCCAGCGTGACCTGGTTGATGGCCAGGCGGTGCTGCGCGCCGTCGTAGCGGTACGAGCCGGCCAGGCCGTCGATGGTGACGGGGCTGGTGCCGGCCCAGGTGATGCGCTGCACGCGGAAGGGCAGCTCCACGTGCAGCGGCAGCACGAGCTGCTGCAGGGGCTCGGCGGGCGACTCGCCGTGGCTGGGCTCGCCCTGCGGCGTGAGGGTGACCTGCGCAGCCTCCACGGTGCCCAGCCGCAGCTGGCGGCGCAGCAGCGGCGCCAGCTGCCAGGCGATGCGCGCGTCGCGCACCTCCACGGCCAGCGTGGGGCTGCTCCAGCGCAGCCAGCCGATGCGCCCGCCCGCGCGCAGCGAGCCGCTGACCTCGCCGGCCTGCAGGCTCTGGCCCTCGGGCAGGTACTGCGCCACGCGCGCCAACGTGGCGGCCAGGGACGTGCCGGTGCCGGCCCACCACCACAGCGCGCCCAACAGCGCGAGCAGCACGACCAGCAGCGCGGCCAGGTAGCCCAGGGTCCGGCGCCCGCGGCTGCGGCGCGGCGGCCGGGGTGGCTGCGCGGCGGCCGCGGCGTAGGGCTGGGGGTTGTAGGGCGATGTCATGCTTTATGAAAACGATAGCTGCTTGTGCTGGTACCTATTGGCTTTGAGTATCGAATCAATCTGAATTTGAGGATGGACAAGCGCTGGAAGCTCACTTTTTTGATGTCAGAACGTGTAGCCCAACCGCAGGTGCAGCCGCAGCTGGCGCGATTGCAGCCCATAGCCCAGGTCGGCCTGCAGCGGGCCCACGGGGCTGCGCCAGCGCAGGCCCGCGCCCACGCCCACGCGCGCGCTCAGGTCGCCGGGCTTGTCGGCCACGGCGCCGGCGTCGATGAACATGGCGCTTTCGAAGTCGGTGCGGTTGCCGCGCACGGTGATGGGGCGCTGCCACTCCATGCTGCCCACGGTCATGTAGCGGCCGCCGAAGAGCTCGCCGTTGTTGATGCGCGCGCCTATGCTGCGGTAGCCGTAGCCGCGCACCGTGGTGTCGCCGCCGGTCAGGAACAGCTGGGTCACGGGGATGTCGGCGCCCTCGCGCGCCAGTACGGCGCCGCCCTCCAGCCGCAGCGACAGGCGGCTGCTGCGGCGCAGGTTGTTGCCCATCTCCACGCGCCCCAGGTCGATGAAGGACTGCCAGCGCAGCAGCGCGCGCAGGAACGGGTCGCGCGCGGGCCGCAGCGTGGTGCCCGCGCCGAACTCGCCCGCCAGGCCCCAGCCGCGCGTGGGGGCGGTGGCGTTGTTGAAGTAGCGCCCCGTCCAGCTGTAGTTGGCGCTGATGGCGCTGCTTGATGCGGGCGCGCCCACGCCATGGCTCTTGGCCGTGTCGTGCTGCAGGAAGTAGCTGCGATCGATGTGGTTGCCGCTCTGCGTGCGCCCGGCGCGCAGGCGGGTGCTGTCCACGTCGAAGCTGCCCGTGGCCTCGCGCTGCAGCTGCAATCCGGTGAACCAGCGCCAGCCGTCGGCGGCGGGCAGGGCGGTCCAGTCGGTGGACAGCAGCCTGCGCTCGCGGTCCAGCGCAACCTTGGTGACGGCGCGCCAGCCCAGGCCCGGCAGGCGGTTGTGGGTATGGTCCATGGACAGGCGCGGCCCGCTGTCGGTGGAGATGCCGACGCCGAAGATGAGCTTTTGCAGCGGCGCGTCGCGCACCTGCGCGACCACGGGCGTGGCCTGCGGGTCGCCGTGCCCGGTGTCGAGCGTGAGGAACACCGCGTCGTAGTAGCCGCTGCTGGCCAGGCGCTGCTGGGTGTCGAGCAGCTTGGTCTCGCTGTAGTCCTCGCCCGTGGGCAGGCGCGCGATGCGGCGCATGCCTTCAGCGTCGTAGCGCTCGCCGCCCTTGATCTGCAGCGGGCCGAAGCGGTAGGCGGGGCCGCTGTCGTAATGCACCGACAGGCGCGCCCGGGCCTGATCGGCGTCCACGTCGGCGCGGCTCTCGGCGATGCGCGCCGTGGGGTATTGGCGCTCCTGCAGCTGGCGCAGGCCCTGGGCCTTGGCCGCGTCCCAGTCCTGCTGGGTGAAGGGAGCGTCCGGCGGCAGGCCCCAGCCGCGCCGCAGCTGGGCCTGGCGGCGAGCCAGGTCCTGCGCGCCGGCGCCACCGTCGCCGGACACGGCGATGTCCACGCTGGCGATGTGCGTGCGCGGGCCCGGCAGCACGCGCACCTGCACGGTGTGCGCCGGCGTGTTCTTGTCCGGCACGGGGGTGTCGTTCAGCGTGATGGTGATGTCGGGGCTGAAGTAGCCCAGAGTGGCCAGCAGGTCGCGCACGTTGGCGTCGGCCGCGCCCAGCAGGCGCGTGAGCTCCTGGGCCTGCAGGTCGGGCAACTGGCGAAAGCGCTGCAGCTCCATGTGGCGGGACAGGTATTCGCGCACGGCGTCGTCGTCCGACTGGACGTCGAGCGCGAAGGCGTCGGGGCCGCCCGCGTCGGCGGGCCGTGTCTGGGCGGTGCTTGCGTCGTGCTCGTCCGGTGTGCCGCGCAGCACGCTGCAGCCTTGCATCAGTACGACGGCGATGGACAGAAACAGCAACGCCGGCCATCCGGCCGGCGCTGGAGGCTTGTGGAACATGCGGCTATTTTGACAAAAGCCGCATCGTCTCCTCCAGGCCCTTGAGTGACAAAGGGTACATGCGGTTGCCCATGAGCTGCTGGACGATGGCGATGCTCTGGCGGTACTGCCACACGCCCTGCGGCTCGGGGTTGATCCAGGCGAACTTCGGAAACGCGTGCGTGAGGCGCTGCAGCCACTCGGCGCCGGGCTCCTCGTTGTTGTATTCCACGCTGCCGCCGGGCTGCAGGATCTCGTAGGGGCTCATGGTCGCGTCGCCCACGAAGATCAGCTTGTAGTCCTTGTTGTACTTGCGGATGATGTCCCAGGTGGCGAACTTCTCCGCGAAGCGCCGGCGGTTGTTCTTCCACATGAAGTCGTAGACGCAGTTGTGGAAGTAGTAGAACTCCAGGTGCTTGAACTCGCTCTTCACGGCGCTGAAAAGCTCCTCCACGCGCTGGATGTGCTCGTCCATCGTGCCGCCCACGTCCATGAGCAGCAGCACCTTCACGTTGTTGTGGCGCTCGGGCACCATCTTGATGTCCAGGTACCCGGCGTTCGCGGCCGTGGCGCGGATGGTGTCGGGCAGATCGAGCTCCAGCTCGTGCCCCTCGCGCGCGAACTTGCGCAGGCGCCGCAGCGCCACCTTGATGTTGCGCGTGCCCAGTTCCTGCTGGTCGTCGTAGTCGCGGTAGGCGCGCTGCTCCCAGACCTTCACGGCGCTGCGGTTCTTGCCCGCGCCGCCGATGCGGATGCCCTGAGGGTTGTAGCCGCCGTGGCCGAAGGGGCTGGTGCCGCCCGTGCCGATCCACTTGCTGCCGCCCTGGTGGCGCTCTTTCTGCTCCTCCAGGCGCTTTTTTAGCGTCTCCATGAGCTCGTCCCAGCCCATCTTCTCGATGGCGGCCTTCTCCTCGGGGCTGAGCTCGCGTTCGAGCATCTTGCGCAGCCAGTCGGCGGGGATCTCCTGGCGGAAGTCGGTCAGCATCTCCACGCCCTTGAAGTAGGCGGCGAACGCGCGGTCGAACTTGTCGAAATGCTTCTCGTCCTTCACGAGCGCGGTGCGCGCGAGGTAGTAGAAATCGTCCAGGCTCCAGGCGTCGTCAGAGCGCGGGCCGACCACGCCGGCCTGCAGCGCTTCGAGCAGCGCGAGGAATTCCTTGACCGACACCGGCAGCTTGCCGGCGCGCATGGTGTAAAAAAAGTCGATCAGCATGGGAAGACAACCTTGATCTTCCCATTATGGGACCGAGCGGCAAGCGGCGCTTGTCATGCGCAGGACGCCGCCGGCTACCCCCCGGCATTGCCGCTGCGCGCCAGAATCGCCCGGCGCAGGGAATGCAGCAGGGAGCCCATGGGCTGGTCCATGCCCGCGGCGAGCCAGCCGGTGGCAATGGTCGCGGGCGCCGCGACCTGGCCGTTGGCGGCGCAGTCGACCCATTTGGCCAGCAGGTCTTCGTCGGTGACCGGGTCCTGCAGGGAGCCGGGCGCCCAGTCCACCAGGATGGCGTCGCTCCAGCCCGGGCCGGTGATCGTCACCCGTACTGGCGCCGTCTCCAGCGGCTCGTGCGGGCCGGGCCGCTCAGCAACACGGACCTGGCGCATTTGGGGCAGCAGCGCGCCGCGGTTGGCGGCGGCATCGCTGAAGCTGGCCAGGCCGACGTGTCCGTCCACCCATGCCGCGGCGGCGCAATAGGGGGCGCTGAACTTGGCCTGCAGGCCGGTTCGCGGCTGTGGGTACTTGAGCGGCGCCACGCTGCCATGGGGAAGCAGCAGGTCGATGGCCACGGGCGCGTCGCCCGCCTGCGGCGGGTGGCGCTCGCGCAGGCGCTGGATGCCCGCGATCATGCGGTGCGTCAGGTAGCAGCTGGGATAGCGCTTGACCTCGAACCCCGGCGCCAGCACGGCCCAGGGCGTCAGGGCGTCCCAGCGTGGCGGATCGAGCCTGGCCCCGCCGGCAAATGCTTGTGCGAAGCCGGCGAGGGCATCGTCGCTCGCAGTGGCGCCCGCGCGTGCCAGGCCCACGGCGCGAATGGCGGCGCTGGCCGCGAAGCCCACGTGCAGGGGCTTGGTGTCGGTGCCGAAGTTGGCGCGCAGGCCGCAGGCCGAGCTGGCCGCGATCGACAGCGCCGTGCGCCACTGCGCCACGGGCAGGCGCAGCAGGTAGGCATAGGCGGCGGCCGCGCCCACCACGCCCAGCGTGCCGGTGGCGTGAAAGCCCAGCGCATAGTGGCCGAATCCCAGCCAGGCGCCCAGGCGCAGCATGGTTTCCGTGCCCACGAGGTGGGCCGCGAGCAGGTCGGCCAGCGTGACCTCGCCCTCCGCGCGGTCGATCCCCGCGAGCAGCGCCGACACCACGGGCGCGCTGGGGTGGCAGGTGGCGAGCATGCAGACGTCGTCGTAGTCCAGCGCATGCGATGCGGCGCCGAGCACGAGCGCCCGGTGCTCCGCGCCGGCCGTGTCGGCGGCCTGCGCGGCGGCGCGGGCGGCGGGCTCGCCGGCGCCGCCCACCATGCAGGCCAGGGTGTCGAGCCAAGCGCGGCGGGCATGTTCCATCGCGGCCACCTCGATGGCCGGGGCGCGCCGCGCGTAGATCGTCTCGGCCAGGCTCCAGAAATCGGTGTTCACCTTTGAGTCCATTTCGGCTCCCTTTTTTCGTTGAATGCGCGTATGCCTTCGATCCGGTCTTCCGAGCGCACCAGCAGGTTGTGGAATGCCAGGTCGAGGGCGTAGCCGCTGCGGAAGTCGCAGTCCGCCCCCTGCTGTAGCGCGACCTTGGCGGTGCGGATGGCCATGGGGGCCGCGCGGGCGATCTCGCGCGCGAGCTCCAGCGCGCGCGGCAGGTGCATGCCCGCGGCCACGCATTCGTTCAGGACGCCCCATTCGTGCGCCTGCCGCGCATGCACGCGCGCGCCGCTGAAGAGCATCTGCTTGGTCTTGCGCACGCCGATGGCGCGCGTGAGGTTCTGCAGCCCGCCGCCGCCGGGCAGGAAGCCGCGCTTGACCTCGGGCAGGGCGATGTCGCAGGTGTCGTCACCGATGATGAAGTCGCACATCAGCGCCAGCTCGATGCCACCGCCGTGCGCGATGCCGTGCATGGCGGCGATCACGGGCCGGGGGAAGTCGCGGATCTGCAGCAGCACGTCCTCGATGAGCTGGTGCTGCGCTGCCCAGTCCGCGTCGCTCATGCCGTTGCGCTCCTTGAGGTCGCCGCCGGCCGAGAACGCGCGCGGGCCGGCGCCCTGAATGACGAGGCATGCCAGCGTCGTGTCGTAGGCCAGCTCGCGCAGCAGCGCCCACAGCTCGCGCCACATGGCGGTGTTCAAGGCGTTGAGCACCTCGGGGCGGTTCAGCGTCAGCACCGCGACGCCGGGGCTGGCGTCTTTCTCGAACAGCAGGGTTTCCATGGTGGATTTCTCTCAATAAGAACGTGGCATGTCCAGCAGATGCTGGGCGACGTAGGCCAGCACCAGGTTGTTGGAAATCGGCGCGGTGCGGAGCAGGCGCGTTTCCTTCCACTTGCGCTCGATGTCGTACTCGGTAGCCACGCCGTAGCCGCCATAGGTGGTCATGGCGGCCTCGGCGGCCTCCCACGAGGCCTCGGAGCACAGGTACTTGGCCATGTTGGCTTCGCCGCCGCAGGGCTGCTCCTGGTCGAACAGCGTGGCGGCCTGGTTGCGCATGAGTTCAGCCGCGCTGAGGTTCATGTGCGCTCGTGCGATGGGGAAGGCCACGCCCTGGTTGGCACCGATGGGCTTGTCGAACACCACGCGGCCGGTGGCGTAGGTGCGCGCGCGCTCGACGAACCACTTGCCGTCGCCCACGCATTCGCTGGAGACGAGCAGGCGCTCCGCGTTCAGCGAGGACAGCAGGTAGCGAAAGCCCTGGCCTTCCTCGCCCACGCGCCATTCGTCGGCCACCTCCAGGTTGTCGATGAACACCTCGTTGGTGTGGTGGTTGAGCATGGTGTCGATGGTGCGCGGCTGCAGCGCACGGCCGGCCTTGGCGATGTCCACCAGGAACAGGCTCAGGCCGTCGGTCTTGCGCGCCACGTCCTCGTAGGGCGTGGTGCGGGCCAGCAGCAGGTACATGTCGGACTGGCGAAAGCGCGAGGTCCAGATCTTCTGGCCGTTGATGACGTAGCCGCCATTGACCTTCTTCGCGAAGGTCTTGATGCGCAGCGTGTTGGAGCCGGCGTCGGGCTCGGTCACGCCGAAGGCCTGCAGGCGCAGGTCTCCCGTGGCGATGCGCGGCAGGATGGCCTGCTTCTGCGCCGCGCTGCCGTGCTGCAGCACGCTGGCCATGGTGTACATCTGCGCGTGGCAGGTGGCGGCGTTGCCGCCCTGGCGGTTGATCTCCTCCAGGATCACGCAGGCGTCCAGCAGGCCCAGGCCGGAGCCGCCGTACTGCTCGGGGATCAGGGCAGCGAGCCAGCCGGCCTCGGTCATGGCCGCCACGAACGCATCGGGGTAGGCCTCGCGCGCGTCGCAGTCGCGCCAGTACGCATCGCCGAAGCGGCGGGCCAGCTCGCCCACCGCGGCGCGGATCTCCTGCTGGGTGCTCGAATACGCGAAATCCATCATGTCTCCTTGTCGGTCAAATCTGTACGGCGCCGCTGTGCACCAGCTGCGCAATGCGCGCCTCGCTCATGCCGGCGGCACGCAGCAGGGCCTGCGAATCGGCGCCGACGCGCGCGCTCAGGTGGCCGGCGAATTCGCGCGTGCCGTCGAAGCGGATGGGCGTGCCGATGGCGTTCAGGGGCTGGGCCGGACCATCGTCCCAGTCCAGCGGGCGCGCCATGTCCACGGCCTGGATCTGCGGGTCCTGCATCACCTGCGAAAGGTCGTGTACGGGGCTGACCGGCACGCCCTGCGCCTCCAGCCGCTCGATGATCTGGGCCACCTTCAGCCTGCCCGTGGCGGCCTCCAGCGTGTCGTGCACCAGGTCCCGGTGCTTCACGCGCTCGGCATTGGTGGCGAAGCGCGCGTCCCCGGCCAGGTCGCTGCGCTCCAGCCCATGCAGCAGTTTGTGGAACAGCCGGTCGTTGCCGCAGCCGATGAACACCTGGCCGTCCGCGCACTGGAACACCTCGTAGGGCATGAGCATGGCGGTGGCCGAGCCCATGCGGCGCGGCAGCTTGCCGCTGGCACTGTGGTTGGCGATGGGGTTGGTCATCCAGGCCAGGCCGGTCTCCAGCAGCGAGGTGTCGATGCGGCAGCCGCGGCCGCTGTCCTTGCGTTGCGAGATGGCCGCGGCGATGCCCAGCGCCGACCACAGCGCCGTGCCCATATCGACCATGGACACGCCCACGCGGGCGGGCGGCAGCCCCTCGTGACCGTTGACGGACATGATGCCCGAGTAGGCCTGTATCAGCGGGTCGTAGCCGGGAAAGGCCGCGCGCGGTCCGCTCGTGCCGTAGGCGCTGATGGCGCAGTAGATCAGGCCGGGGCGGCCTTCGGCCAGGGCCTCGTAGCCCAGCCCGCGCTGCTCGGCGCTGCCGGGCTTGAGCGAGTGCACGAAGACGTCGTCGGGCCGCAGCAGACTGGCCAGCAGGGCCTGCCCATCCGGGTGGTCCAGGTCGATCGCCAGGCTCCGCTTGCCGCGGTTGAAGGTGGCATAGGTGGGTGACATGGCCTCGCCGATGTTCGGGGCCCAGTGGCGCGTGTCGTCGCCGGCGCCGGGGCGCTCGATCTTGATCACGTCCGCACCGAGGTCGGCCAGCACCTGGGTGCAGTAGGGGCCGGCGACGTTCTGCGTGAGGTCTATGACGCGTTGTCCTGCCAAGGGCTTCATGGGGCTTTCATTCCTGGTGTGGTGAGGATTGCGTGATGCCGCCGCTCGATACGTGGCGCAGCGTGACGGCGTACTGGAAGCGGTCCTGCGGATGCAGCGAATCGGTCACCTCCAGCAGGGCGCGCTGATGGCCGTAGTACCAGCGCTGGATGCGCAGCAGCGGCTCGCGCGTCTTGCAGCGCAGCAGCGTGGCCTGCTCGCGCGTGGCGATGCTGATGCCTATGACTTGGCGCACCTCGCTGACCATGCGGCCGTGCAGCCGCTGCACCTCGATGAACACCGGCAGGCCGGAGCGGCCGGAGGCTTCGATGGCCGGCTTGCTGGCCTGCGGCACCCAGACGGAGGACAGGACGATCGGCGCATCTTGGTCCGCGGCCGTGCGCAGCGTGCGGGCCATGCACCAGGTCTCGCCGGCGCCTGCGCCGATCCATTCGGCCGTGGCCTCGTCCAGCGTGACGTCCTTGACGCCGAGGATGCGCACCATGGTGTTGCGGGCGTACAGGGCCAGCTCCGAGATGTTCTGCAGCGAGTGCGATGGCGTCAGCTCCGGCTTGCGCCGCAGCACGCGCGTGCCCACGCCCTGATGGCTGGCCACCAGCCCCATCGACTGCAGGTCCGCCAGCGCCGCGCGCACCGTGTGCCGGCTCACGCCCAGTTCGGCGCAAAGGGAGGATTCGGCCGGCAGCATGGCGCCGACGGGCCACAGGCCGCATTCGATGCCGCGCAGGATGTGCGCGCGGACGTGGCCGCGTTTGCCTGCATGGGACGGTGGATGAGGTACGGACATCGGGAAGAGGGGCGCTGCTTGTACGGACAAGCTTCGCGGCTTGTGCCGTTTCATGAGGTTCGGGGTAACCCGGTCTTGTCCGGTAGCCGCCGTACAAGTCGGGGTTGTCCCGCAAGGGAGGCGAAAAACCGATTTCTATACTGCCCTGGGCTTCGACGGAGGCCTGTTCCAGGCCCGGCCACACATCTGCGGACGAGGTGCCATATACAACAGAGACAACGGCCGAT
This region of Alicycliphilus denitrificans K601 genomic DNA includes:
- a CDS encoding vWA domain-containing protein, coding for MLIDFFYTMRAGKLPVSVKEFLALLEALQAGVVGPRSDDAWSLDDFYYLARTALVKDEKHFDKFDRAFAAYFKGVEMLTDFRQEIPADWLRKMLERELSPEEKAAIEKMGWDELMETLKKRLEEQKERHQGGSKWIGTGGTSPFGHGGYNPQGIRIGGAGKNRSAVKVWEQRAYRDYDDQQELGTRNIKVALRRLRKFAREGHELELDLPDTIRATAANAGYLDIKMVPERHNNVKVLLLMDVGGTMDEHIQRVEELFSAVKSEFKHLEFYYFHNCVYDFMWKNNRRRFAEKFATWDIIRKYNKDYKLIFVGDATMSPYEILQPGGSVEYNNEEPGAEWLQRLTHAFPKFAWINPEPQGVWQYRQSIAIVQQLMGNRMYPLSLKGLEETMRLLSK
- a CDS encoding acyl-CoA dehydrogenase family protein — encoded protein: MDFAYSSTQQEIRAAVGELARRFGDAYWRDCDAREAYPDAFVAAMTEAGWLAALIPEQYGGSGLGLLDACVILEEINRQGGNAATCHAQMYTMASVLQHGSAAQKQAILPRIATGDLRLQAFGVTEPDAGSNTLRIKTFAKKVNGGYVINGQKIWTSRFRQSDMYLLLARTTPYEDVARKTDGLSLFLVDIAKAGRALQPRTIDTMLNHHTNEVFIDNLEVADEWRVGEEGQGFRYLLSSLNAERLLVSSECVGDGKWFVERARTYATGRVVFDKPIGANQGVAFPIARAHMNLSAAELMRNQAATLFDQEQPCGGEANMAKYLCSEASWEAAEAAMTTYGGYGVATEYDIERKWKETRLLRTAPISNNLVLAYVAQHLLDMPRSY
- a CDS encoding MmgE/PrpD family protein encodes the protein MNTDFWSLAETIYARRAPAIEVAAMEHARRAWLDTLACMVGGAGEPAARAAAQAADTAGAEHRALVLGAASHALDYDDVCMLATCHPSAPVVSALLAGIDRAEGEVTLADLLAAHLVGTETMLRLGAWLGFGHYALGFHATGTLGVVGAAAAYAYLLRLPVAQWRTALSIAASSACGLRANFGTDTKPLHVGFAASAAIRAVGLARAGATASDDALAGFAQAFAGGARLDPPRWDALTPWAVLAPGFEVKRYPSCYLTHRMIAGIQRLRERHPPQAGDAPVAIDLLLPHGSVAPLKYPQPRTGLQAKFSAPYCAAAAWVDGHVGLASFSDAAANRGALLPQMRQVRVAERPGPHEPLETAPVRVTITGPGWSDAILVDWAPGSLQDPVTDEDLLAKWVDCAANGQVAAPATIATGWLAAGMDQPMGSLLHSLRRAILARSGNAGG
- a CDS encoding enoyl-CoA hydratase/isomerase family protein — protein: METLLFEKDASPGVAVLTLNRPEVLNALNTAMWRELWALLRELAYDTTLACLVIQGAGPRAFSAGGDLKERNGMSDADWAAQHQLIEDVLLQIRDFPRPVIAAMHGIAHGGGIELALMCDFIIGDDTCDIALPEVKRGFLPGGGGLQNLTRAIGVRKTKQMLFSGARVHARQAHEWGVLNECVAAGMHLPRALELAREIARAAPMAIRTAKVALQQGADCDFRSGYALDLAFHNLLVRSEDRIEGIRAFNEKREPKWTQR
- a CDS encoding autotransporter assembly complex protein TamA, which translates into the protein MFHKPPAPAGWPALLFLSIAVVLMQGCSVLRGTPDEHDASTAQTRPADAGGPDAFALDVQSDDDAVREYLSRHMELQRFRQLPDLQAQELTRLLGAADANVRDLLATLGYFSPDITITLNDTPVPDKNTPAHTVQVRVLPGPRTHIASVDIAVSGDGGAGAQDLARRQAQLRRGWGLPPDAPFTQQDWDAAKAQGLRQLQERQYPTARIAESRADVDADQARARLSVHYDSGPAYRFGPLQIKGGERYDAEGMRRIARLPTGEDYSETKLLDTQQRLASSGYYDAVFLTLDTGHGDPQATPVVAQVRDAPLQKLIFGVGISTDSGPRLSMDHTHNRLPGLGWRAVTKVALDRERRLLSTDWTALPAADGWRWFTGLQLQREATGSFDVDSTRLRAGRTQSGNHIDRSYFLQHDTAKSHGVGAPASSSAISANYSWTGRYFNNATAPTRGWGLAGEFGAGTTLRPARDPFLRALLRWQSFIDLGRVEMGNNLRRSSRLSLRLEGGAVLAREGADIPVTQLFLTGGDTTVRGYGYRSIGARINNGELFGGRYMTVGSMEWQRPITVRGNRTDFESAMFIDAGAVADKPGDLSARVGVGAGLRWRSPVGPLQADLGYGLQSRQLRLHLRLGYTF
- a CDS encoding translocation/assembly module TamB domain-containing protein; the protein is MTSPYNPQPYAAAAAQPPRPPRRSRGRRTLGYLAALLVVLLALLGALWWWAGTGTSLAATLARVAQYLPEGQSLQAGEVSGSLRAGGRIGWLRWSSPTLAVEVRDARIAWQLAPLLRRQLRLGTVEAAQVTLTPQGEPSHGESPAEPLQQLVLPLHVELPFRVQRITWAGTSPVTIDGLAGSYRYDGAQHRLAINQVTLAQGRYALLATLQAHAPMALTATLNGSVHTSVPGSTHALQALAQASVQGQLATADARLNLTAQLRGTEDGGAKPPPLHADLQARIAPWAGQPLQQATAELQALDLAALWPQAPATRLSGSARLEPATDGTGGWRMQATLRNTEPGPWDRQRLPLSTLQASAAYDGRQWNVPEALLHVGRGSVALQGSFTPATRALQGSAQVRALDPAALHTQLDAAPLSGTASADTREDGAVRFAVQLRAAGGRPARGTAKAPAPLRVQELAAQGLWQGDHIAIDRLLLDALQAQVRAQALRIDTANLSAQGRLQATLPGATAQFDGQVATQGGQGTLALRLADARRTQRWLDGLPGLSGALAGWSLDGSAELNAQWRGGWQTLQRQLQAAGIPAGAPVAAAAQGGGFTLQARLDAPRLQIARAAQPGGNPAPFTLELLRGTAALDGTLAQARLQWDGELRQPAAPGQPGWRAQLRLRADGGSRGAGGWQARLGELRVQASADGQPGPWTLSMAEPLALDLRQSPRLAVDASAGQVRITGPQPGEALLRWQPLRYAQGAQGAAQLRSQGELLGLPLAWANAWRTDGQGLLTRLGLAGNLVLEGRWDIDAGERLRASASLRRSSGDLNILTDEVASGTAVHSSGQGKGAQAPQAVAGAGTPAGLRQAELTIGADGDGLRAQLQWDSERAGRVQADASTRLARADGGWTWPEDAPLAATVRAELPDVGAWSALAPPGWRVSGTLSADARLSGTRAAPQWRGQLAADRFGVRSLLDGVQLTDGRLRATLQGDRLEITELLVHGGQGSRARIAGYSGNRTPAPQDGGTLSGSGSLSWGAAGGTGASGIAMDLRARAQALQLLVRADRQLSVSGDLQARLQGGQFQLRGKLTTDRATIILPEAGAPTLGSDVVVHSAALDRAAAAQAEQAAQASGRVQAATPPDIAVALNLGEDFALQGHGITTRLTGELEIRSSAATGGQPRVTGEVHTVQGRYRAWGQALDVETGLLRFSGPYDNPSLDILALRPNISVRAGVQVTGTAHAPRVRLYADPDLPDAEKLSWVVLGRSTSAGGAEAALLQQAALALLGRGSGGGTDGIAKRLGLDEIGFKGPQAGDDASEAALTLGKRLSEDLYVTYERSLSGVLGTLYIFYDLSKHLTLRGQTGIQSAVDLIYTVRYD